The Streptococcus mitis genome has a segment encoding these proteins:
- the rimI gene encoding ribosomal protein S18-alanine N-acetyltransferase — MIEIKRIQQQSDLAQAIYAVMADVYPVSPWTLEQIQADLSQDQTWYALAYDGAEVIGFLAVQENIFEAEVLQIAVKGDYQGQGIASALFSQMPTDKEIFLEVRKSNQRAQAFYKKEKMAVIAERKAYYHDPVEDAIIMKREIDEG, encoded by the coding sequence ATGATAGAAATTAAACGAATCCAACAGCAGTCTGACCTGGCTCAAGCCATCTATGCTGTTATGGCGGATGTTTACCCAGTCAGTCCTTGGACGCTGGAACAAATCCAAGCAGACCTGTCCCAAGACCAGACTTGGTATGCTCTAGCTTATGATGGGGCAGAAGTGATTGGATTTCTAGCTGTGCAGGAAAATATCTTTGAGGCAGAAGTCTTGCAAATCGCTGTTAAAGGAGACTATCAGGGTCAGGGAATTGCGTCAGCTTTGTTTTCTCAAATGCCGACAGATAAGGAGATTTTCCTCGAAGTCAGAAAGTCAAATCAACGAGCGCAAGCATTTTACAAGAAAGAAAAGATGGCGGTCATCGCTGAGAGAAAGGCCTACTACCATGATCCAGTCGAGGACGCCATCATCATGAAGAG